A single Pseudomonas sp. MM223 DNA region contains:
- the yajC gene encoding Sec translocon accessory complex subunit YajC (*Name yajC) — translation MSFFIPAAYADAAAPAAGPAGTGFEWIFLVGFLVIFYLMIWRPQAKRAKEQKNLLGNLQKGDEVVTNGGIAGKIVKVSDDFVVLEVSDTVELKFQKGAIAATLPKGTLKAI, via the coding sequence ATGAGCTTCTTCATCCCCGCCGCATACGCGGACGCTGCAGCACCTGCCGCTGGCCCAGCCGGTACCGGCTTCGAGTGGATTTTCCTGGTCGGTTTCCTGGTTATCTTCTACCTGATGATCTGGCGCCCACAGGCCAAGCGCGCCAAAGAGCAGAAAAACCTGCTCGGCAACTTGCAGAAAGGTGACGAAGTTGTCACCAACGGCGGCATCGCCGGCAAAATCGTCAAGGTTTCCGATGATTTCGTGGTGCTGGAAGTTTCCGACACTGTCGAGCTGAAGTTCCAGAAGGGCGCCATCGCGGCAACCCTGCCAAAAGGTACGCTCAAGGCTATCTGA